A genomic window from Gossypium hirsutum isolate 1008001.06 chromosome D12, Gossypium_hirsutum_v2.1, whole genome shotgun sequence includes:
- the LOC107930959 gene encoding beta-1,2-xylosyltransferase XYXT1, producing MGEKIMYDTIFARSFSRYDQKKLGYGAFLACFLIALSFSTVFKPYLGPLTVNKRLSINDGLKMVRANDTISSNATFFSNVVISFNATVEMVSDGSSNMSSTSRNDTIGSSTSSSKTLGFNYTNGVIRNDTRLMPVLEINNGSSSQQGQGGVPEKIIEPICNIQGRTEFCEMNGDIRINGKSSTVLQVGMMTENSSWIIGPYARKGDREALSHVTKWRVKTGVKDGDNGVHQCNRYHGVPAVVFSLGGYAGNNFHDYTDIIIPLYLTSRRFNGEVKFLITNKNPWWINKFKTILRNLSHYDPIDIDNEQQVHCFPTVIIGLKRDPKELTIDPSRSPHSMKEFRQFLRTTYSLKKTTAVKLTNNNRKKRPRLLILSRKKTRAFTNTKAIATMARTLGYKVTIAETDSNVAKVAETINACDVMMGVHGAGLTNMVFLPSNAILIQIVPIGGFEWLARTDFEEPSKGMNLRYLEYKIKTEESTLIQQYPPYHEVIRNPGAIAKQGWDAFKAVYLQQQNVKLDIHRFRPILSRAIELLHE from the exons ATGGGTGAGAAAATTATGTACGATACAATATTTGCTAGAAGCTTTAGTCGATATGACCAGAAAAAGTTAGGATATGGAGCATTTCTAGCTTGTTTTCTTATTGCATTGAGCTTCTCCACTGTCTTCAAGCCTTATTTGGGTCCTTTAACTGTAAATAAGAGACTATCAATCAATGATGGTTTGAAGATGGTAAGGGCCAATGATACAATCAGCTCTAATGCAACATTTTTTAGTAATGTTGTAATTAGCTTTAATGCCACCGTTGAAATGGTTAGTGACGGTTCGAGTAATATGAGTTCAACGTCGAGAAATGACACGATCGGTTCCAGTACGAGCAGTTCTAAGACGTTGGGATTCAATTACACTAATGGTGTAATACGGAATGATACAAGGTTGATGCCGGTGTTAGAGATCAACAATGGAAGCAGTTCTCAACAAGGACAgg GTGGCGTACCAGAGAAAATAATAGAGCCAATTTGCAATATTCAAGGAAGAACAGAGTTTTGTGAGATGAATGGAGATATAAGGATCAATGGGAAATCCTCTACGGTTTTGCAAGTTGGTATGATGACTGAAAATAGTTCATGGATTATCGGTCCGTATGCTCGAAAAGGAGATCGCGAGGCTTTGAGTCATGTAACAAAATGGAGGGTGAAAACCGGGGTAAAGGATGGTGACAACGGAGTGCATCAATGCAATCGGTACCATGGAGTTCCGGCTGTTGTTTTTTCGCTTGGCGGATATGCGGGGAACAATTTCCATGACTACACCGATATCATTATTCCTCTTTATCTAACATCTCGACGGTTTAACGGAGAAGTGAAGTTTCTTATCACCAACAAGAACCCATGGTGGATCAACAAGTTCAAGACCATACTACGAAATCTTTCCCATTACGACCCAATCGACATTGATAATGAACAACAAGTCCATTGTTTCCCAACCGTGATCATCGGCCTAAAACGCGACCCTAAAGAACTAACCATCGATCCATCGAGATCACCTCATTCCATGAAAGAATTTCGACAATTCCTTAGAACAACGTACTCATTGAAAAAAACCACCGCTGTAAAACTAACCAACAACAATCGAAAAAAACGACCTCGTCTCCTCATCCTTTCAAGGAAAAAAACACGAGCGTTCACCAACACAAAAGCAATCGCGACAATGGCAAGAACCTTAGGCTACAAGGTAACCATCGCAGAGACCGATTCAAACGTAGCAAAAGTAGCTGAAACCATAAACGCTTGTGATGTAATGATGGGTGTCCACGGTGCTGGGTTAACCAACATGGTTTTTCTCCCAAGCAACGCAATCTTAATCCAAATCGTACCCATCGGTGGGTTCGAATGGTTAGCACGAACCGATTTCGAAGAACCGTCGAAGGGCATGAACTTAAGGTATTtggaatataaaattaaaacagaaGAGAGTACATTGATTCAACAATATCCACCCTACCATGAAGTTATAAGGAATCCAGGTGCAATTGCAAAACAGGGTTGGGATGCATTTAAGGCAGTGTATTTACAGCAACAAAATGTGAAGCTTGATATACATAGATTTAGACCCATTTTGTCAAGAGCTATTGAGCTTTTACATGAGTAA
- the LOC107930960 gene encoding WAT1-related protein At3g18200 produces MGKKSTVSYKMKLVLALVTLQLCFSGFHIVSRVALNIGVSKVVYPVYRNIIALLLLSPFAYFLEKKERPPLTFSLLVQFFLLALLGITANQGFYILGLYYASPTLASAMQNSVPAITFLAASALRLEQINIARKDGLAKVLGTIVSVGGATVITLYKGPILLHQSNNMQNWTLGCIYLLGHCLSWAGWLVFQAPVLKKYPAKLTLTSFTCFFGLIRFLVIAAFVETDFNNWKIQSMEELFTILYAGIVASGIVFSLQTWCIHKVGPVFVAIFQPLQMLLVAIMAFVILGDKLYSGCVLGAVLIVVGLYLVLWGKTEEKKIGNIAIDEDTLKQHLLIDPEIGDHIQDERYKS; encoded by the exons ATGGGGAAAAAGAGTACTGTTTCATACAAAATGAAACTTGTTCTAGCATTAGTTACATTGCAATTATGCTTTTCAGGGTTCCATATTGTGTCAAGGGTTGCACTTAATATTGGTGTTAGCAAAGTAGTTTATCCTGTTTATAGAAATATCATTGCTTTGCTTTTGTTGAGTCCCTTTGCTTATTTCTTGGAAAA gAAAGAAAGACCACCCCTTACTTTTTCATTGCTGGTTCAGTTCTTCCTTTTGGCATTACTGGG AATAACAGCAAACCAGGGATTTTACATTTTGGGTTTATATTATGCATCTCCAACATTGGCTTCAGCAATGCAAAACTCAGTTCCTGCAATTACTTTTCTTGCGGCTTCAGCTCTaag aCTTGAGCAAATAAATATTGCAAGAAAAGATGGATTGGCTAAAGTGTTGGGAACCATTGTAAGTGTAGGAGGTGCCACTGTAATTACTCTCTATAAAGGTCCCATTCTATTACACCAATCAAACAATATGCAGAATTGGACTTTGGGATGCATTTACCTCCTCGGCCACTGCTTATCCTGGGCTGGTTGGTTGGTTTTTCAG GCACCTGTATTGAAGAAGTATCCAGCAAAACTCACACTCACTTCATTCACATGCTTTTTTGGACTAATCCGGTTCCTGGTTATAGCAGCATTTGTGGAAACAGATTTCAATAATTGGAAAATCCAATCAATGGAAGAGCTTTTCACTATTCTATATGCT GGAATAGTGGCATCTGGTATAGTGTTTTCTCTTCAGACATGGTGTATCCACAAAGTTGGCCCTGTTTTTGTTGCCATCTTCCAGCCGTTACAGATGCTTTTAGTCGCGATCATGGCGTTCGTAATCCTCGGCGACAAATTATACTCTGGATG TGTATTAGGTGCAGTTCTGATAGTGGTAGGCCTTTATTTGGTACTATGGGGTAAAACTGAGGAGAAAAAAATAGGAAATATAGCCATTGATGAAGACACATTGAAGCAACATCTTCTTATTGACCCTGAAATTGGAGATCATATACAAGATGAAAGATATAAATCATAA